CCGCAAGATGGAGATGGCGCGGCGGCTCGATGCCGACGCGGCCGTTTTCCGATTCAATCCGTTTGCCCGTCGCGATGTCAAAAAGATGCAATTGCGCCGGGTCTATCGCAAGGCCGATGATCTCACCGCTTCTTGCCGCGCCACGCCCGGTCTCCACGATCGTCAATTCCGGCTCGGTCGCCGACGTGATGAAGGTCGCCGATCCGGTGGACTCGACGATACCGACCGGGACGTCGAAAGCACCCTGCCCTTCGGTAACAACCTTAATGTGCTCTGGCCGAATACCTGCAGTGACGGACGAGCCTGACGCAAGGCGGCTGCCAAGTGCGAGTTTCGCCTGCGTCTTGCCGAAGTCGAGGACGATATGCGCACCATCTTCCACGACGGTCGCCGGTATGAAGTTCATCGCGGGCGAGCCTATGAAGCCCGCCACGAATTTGTTGGCCGGGCGGTCATAGAGATCGAGCGGTCGGCCCTGCTGCTCGATGATGCCGTCGCGCATGACGACGACATGGTCGGCCATCGTCATCGCCTCGATCTGGTCGTGCGTCACGTAGACGGATGTTGCCTTGAGCCGGTCATGCAGGGCGCGGATTTCCTTGCGCATGTGCACGCGAAGAGCCGCGTCGAGATTGGAAAGCGGCTCGTCGAATAGGAACGCTTTCGGGTGGCGGATGATCGCTCGGCTCATCGCGACACGTTGGCGCTGGCCGCCCGAGAGTTCACGCGGGTAGCGCTTCATCAAATGCGAGAGGCCGGTCGTTGCCGCCACTTCTTCCGCCGCCTTGCGCGCCTCGGCCTTCTTCACGCCGCGGATGCGCAGGCTGTAGGTCAGGTTCTCCTCGACTGTCATATGCGGATAAAGCGCATAGGACTGGAAGACCATCGCGACATCGCGCTTGCGAGGCGGAACGTCATTCATGAGCGCGCCGGCGATCTTCATCTCGCCGGTCGAGATCTTCTCAAGACCCGCGAGCGAACGAAGCAAAGTGGACTTGCCGCAGCCGGACGGGCCGACGAGGGCGACGAAGGTCCCCTCCTCTATCGCGAGATTGATGTTCTTCAGCGCGTGAAAGGCACCGTAGAACTTGTTGACGCCGTTGAGTTCGATCTGAAGGGTCATTTGAGGGCTCCCGAAGTGAGGCCGGAAACGATGCGGCGCTGCAAGAGAATGAAGGCTGCCAGAATGGGCGTCACATAGATCGTGGCGTAGGCCATGATATTGTTCCATTCATTGGTGTTCGGCCCCATGAAGGAATTCAGGCCGACGCTGGCGGGCTGCAGTTCGACGGCCTGGATCATCGACTTCGAATAGACGAACTCGCCAAAGGCCTGCATGAAGATCAGGATCGCGCTGACCAGAATGCCGTTGCGCGCCAGTGGCAGGACGATGTTGAAGAAGGCGCCGATACGAGAATTGCCGTCGACGAGCGCCGCCTCCTCGAGTTCCATCGGCACGCTCATGAAGGTCGCCCGGACGAGCACCACGAAGAACGGCATGCTCTTGGCGGCGATCGCCAGGATGACCGCAAAGCGCGGCGTGTCGAGAAGCCCGAACTGCGAGAAGCCGACGAAGATGGGCGTGACCATCAGCGAGGCCGGCAGCACCTGCAGCATGAGGATAAGGAACAGGCCGATATCGACCCAGACATTGCGATAGCGCGCGAGAACATAGGCGCAGCCGACGCCGAGCACCGAGATCAGCGCCACCGCACCGAATGCGATGACCAGCGAGTTCCAGAGGTAGCGCCCCATGTTCCGGCTTTGCCAGACGTCCGCGTAGATGCTCCATTGCGGCTCGCTCGGCCAGAACTTCGGCGGCGTCGCGAACATGGCCGAACCGGTCTTCAACGCGGTGATGTACATCCAGTAGAGCGGAAACAGATAGATGGCGGCGAGCACGAGCGCGACGGCCAGCATCAAGCGGTTGCGGATTTGCTCGCTCATCCTCTGACCTCATGACGGGTGGAGCGGACATAGACGACCGAGGCGAACATCACGAAGACGATCATGATCACCGAAATCGTCGCGCCCTTGGCAAAATCATACTGGCGGAAGGAGAGGTCCCAGGCCCAATATTGCGTGACGTTGGACGTGTTGTTCGGCCCTCCCGATGTGATCGCGGCGAAGAGGTCGAACTGCTGCAGGGTGAAGATCAGGCCGAGTGCGATGATCGCGCCGATCGTCGAACGCATCATCGGCAGGGTAATCGTCCAGAAGCGCTGGGGGGCATTGGCGCCGTCAAGTTCGGCCGCCTCGTAGAGATCCTTCGGTATGCCCGAGAGCCCGACGGAAAGCAGGATCATGTTGAAGGACGTGCCGAGCCAGATGTTGGCGATGATGACGGCCCAGAGCGAATAGTTAGGATCGGAGCGCCAGAAGATATTGCCGTCGATGACACCCGTTTCCCTCAGGAGGAAATTGAGAACACCGAAATCGCCGGAAAGGATCCAGTTCCAGATGGCGCCGACGACGAGACCCGGCATCACCCAGGAGACGAGGAAGAGCCCGCGCAGCCATGAGGCGCCAGGAAAATTGGTCCAGAAGAACAGCGCAAGGCCGAAGCCGATCGCGAATTGTCCGGCGATCGAAGCCATCACGAACAGAGCCGTGTTGAAGAGGATCGGCCGGGTTTCAGGCTGGGAAAACAGGTCGACATAGTTACGGAAACCGACGAAAGGTCGAGCGAAGCTGCCGAGGCTGAACATGTCGACCTCCTGGAAGCTCATCACGACATTGTAGACGAGCGGCAGGCCGGACATGACGAACAGGAAGCCGAGCGGCAGCACGACGAGACCGATGTCGAAACCCTTGCCGTCCGTAACACTGGATAGAATTTTCTTCATGGCGATCCCCTTCCCCTGAGGCGATCCCGGCCGAAGCCAAAGATCGCCTCCTCCGGGAGGAAACGAGGACGGATGCTGGATCCGCCGGTGAATGCCGACCGCCACTCTTCGAGCGGCGGCATTTCTCAACCCTGAACCGCCTTGATCTTTTCGGCCGCCTGGTCAAGCGCGTCCTTGGAACTCATCTGACCAGTCAAAGCCGCCTGGATCGCGTCCTGGATCGCTTTGGAGATTTTTGGCCAGGCCGGGTGCGGACCGCGGGGTTTGGCGTATTTCAGTTGCTCGACGAAAACCTTTAGCGCCGCATCCTTCAACGCTTCGCCAGTCGGCGGGATGGAGATGTCGGAACGGGCCGGCAATTGCCCGAAGTCCTTGAACATCCGGTTGTCCTGCGAGACGAAATATTCCAGAACCTTGAAGGCTTCCGCCGGGTGCTCGGTGTTGGCAAAAATCGCCCAGTTGAAATCACCCATGGCCGAGGAGCGTTCTGCGCCGGGCTCCGGAACGGGCAGAAGCGCGACGCCCCAGTCGAAGTTGGCTTCCTTGATCATCCGGTCCAGTTCCCACGGGCCGGAGATCGCCATCGCAGCATTGCCTGAATTGAAGGTGCCGGTCGAGTCCCA
The genomic region above belongs to Sinorhizobium mexicanum and contains:
- a CDS encoding carbohydrate ABC transporter permease translates to MKKILSSVTDGKGFDIGLVVLPLGFLFVMSGLPLVYNVVMSFQEVDMFSLGSFARPFVGFRNYVDLFSQPETRPILFNTALFVMASIAGQFAIGFGLALFFWTNFPGASWLRGLFLVSWVMPGLVVGAIWNWILSGDFGVLNFLLRETGVIDGNIFWRSDPNYSLWAVIIANIWLGTSFNMILLSVGLSGIPKDLYEAAELDGANAPQRFWTITLPMMRSTIGAIIALGLIFTLQQFDLFAAITSGGPNNTSNVTQYWAWDLSFRQYDFAKGATISVIMIVFVMFASVVYVRSTRHEVRG
- a CDS encoding carbohydrate ABC transporter permease — translated: MSEQIRNRLMLAVALVLAAIYLFPLYWMYITALKTGSAMFATPPKFWPSEPQWSIYADVWQSRNMGRYLWNSLVIAFGAVALISVLGVGCAYVLARYRNVWVDIGLFLILMLQVLPASLMVTPIFVGFSQFGLLDTPRFAVILAIAAKSMPFFVVLVRATFMSVPMELEEAALVDGNSRIGAFFNIVLPLARNGILVSAILIFMQAFGEFVYSKSMIQAVELQPASVGLNSFMGPNTNEWNNIMAYATIYVTPILAAFILLQRRIVSGLTSGALK
- a CDS encoding ABC transporter ATP-binding protein; translation: MTLQIELNGVNKFYGAFHALKNINLAIEEGTFVALVGPSGCGKSTLLRSLAGLEKISTGEMKIAGALMNDVPPRKRDVAMVFQSYALYPHMTVEENLTYSLRIRGVKKAEARKAAEEVAATTGLSHLMKRYPRELSGGQRQRVAMSRAIIRHPKAFLFDEPLSNLDAALRVHMRKEIRALHDRLKATSVYVTHDQIEAMTMADHVVVMRDGIIEQQGRPLDLYDRPANKFVAGFIGSPAMNFIPATVVEDGAHIVLDFGKTQAKLALGSRLASGSSVTAGIRPEHIKVVTEGQGAFDVPVGIVESTGSATFITSATEPELTIVETGRGAARSGEIIGLAIDPAQLHLFDIATGKRIESENGRVGIEPPRHLHLAGHAS